DNA sequence from the Coffea eugenioides isolate CCC68of chromosome 9, Ceug_1.0, whole genome shotgun sequence genome:
AAAGAACCATTGCTCTAGCttcctacccaaaaaaaaaagagaaccaCTGCTCTTTTGTTAATGGCTGCTCTACCAAAGATTTTATTTACTTAGAACTACATTGAATAATAATCAAAGAATTTTTAGCTTAAGAAAACTACAGAATCCTTCCTCAACCCTACAGATGAGTACAGACCAGCATCGATCTTCTTAACTTTTATCATGAATCTACTAAAAACTAAATCTGCAGCTAAACCTTGGCGTTATGATCATCAGAAATAGTCTCCTCTGAAGAGGTATCACTGTCAATCATGATCAGGTCCTGTTTGATACCAGGATTCTGCACTTCAGCTTGATTATGTTCTAACACAAATGGGAAGTTGCCATTATGAGCTCCAGCTCCTGCTTGTTGCTCGACTCTTTCTGCAACGGTGCGCTTGTTGCTTATTCGATAACTTGGCTCATGATGAATTCCTGTGGCATCAAGAAAAGGTTTCTTTACCCACTGCCTTTCAACAGAACCTACAGATGAGTTATCTGACGGCAGAACCGTCTGAGGAGATCTCAAAGGGATTGAGACTACTTCTCTGAGCCAGTGAGGCAAATTTCCCCCGATAGCCATACAAGTTGACTGATTGGCACCAAAAGAACATTCGACATCCAGCATTGCATTGTTTTGAAGCATAGCTCTCCTGCGGTTTTCCCTGCAGGAATACATGGTCCTCGTGTTTGTTGCAGCTTTTTGAAGTTGCCAAGGTGCATTAGTTTGCAcattgaaataattaaagaGTGGTCTTTTCTGGACACTGTCATTTGGCTGGGAATATACATCTCCAAGTGAAAGTTGAACATCATCcaccaaattttcttttccagtcTTGGAATGCCAAAAGCTATCCACACTGTCTTGGAAAATATTGGGTGTTCTCGAATGTCTCCCTCTGGCAGTAGGCATGGTATTGAAAAGCTTAGATTGCTCCTCTTCCCACTGCTCAGCAAGTTCCTTGGGAGTCCTCCATGGACAAAAGTGCAGCCTCGGATCCCTTAACATGACATCCCAATTTCCTCTTCCATACCTCCTGATGCCAACCCAAAGAGAATCTAGCTCTTCCTCTGACCACATTCTTGGAGAATCATACGATTCTAGACAGCTGCCTCTCTTTCGCTTCGGCATTCTTGCTCTACTGACAATATTATCTAGCACCATCTTGTGTCTTCTATAGGATGATGTCTGATGTGGAAATTCAGGCACTGTATCTTGAGCAAATTCTTTTGATTGAATGCCAACATTAGGCCGCTGAGATGAGGTGGAACTGTGATCATGACCATCATTTATCAGTTCCATGGGCAGAAATAAACCAAGAAAGAGTGAAGATTTTGTTGCCGAAAGTCTCGTCTGGCTCCTGCTCTCCATCAGACCAACGGTCCTTTCTTCAGAATCAGCACAAGCTGTAACATTTTTATGCGTCTTCTTCGATTGGAACATATCATCAGATCTATCCTCTGGAAATAGCTGAAAAAAGATACCAGATTGCCTATTTTTAAGCACCAAACTCTATTTCGCCTACTGAAAAGGAAATGACTAACAATTTTTAACGTATGACAACAAAATCATGTAATAGATGTTTTATCTAATAACTGGTTCTTGAAACTCAATAATCCCACCAACCTGTAGACAGTTGTTTTTCAGTCCAACTACTGGAGAAGAATTTGCTACATTATTATAATTGTGACCAACAGCTTCCTCAGAAAGGAAACCATCTTCTGGTAACTGTGCCTGGTGAAGTGGATGTTTTTCCCCAACTCTCTCACAGAGCAACTCCAAGCGTTTGTTTCCTGGAGACTCATCTTTAATAAGCATAGTATGACTTCCACTTTGTGAGTTCAGCAAACCACAGAGTGGCTGTTCTTCATGGATAGATGCTGTACCACACTCCTCTGTACCATGAGAATCTATAATAACATGATGTTAAAGTTGAGTTTTAGCAAACACCAACTAAAACGATAGACATAGCAGAAGCGGGTaaagaattaaataaaactaatcCACCTCAAACATGATTTAGAAATCCTCACCAGGAAGAGGTACAGATAAGTCCAGTGATACTGCAGCATGTTGGCCACGAGGAATCTCATTGGTTTTTCTTACAGTGCTCAGATCATCATAGGACAATCTTAAAGATTCATGAGCTACAGTATTTTGACAACTGAGTCTTAGAGATTCCTGAGCTACAGTATTTTTACAGTATTTTGACACTGGTTTGCAAGAAAGGTCATCAGCCGAATCATTTGATAAGTTTCCTGAACAACCTATAGGACCTTCTAGGAAGTCAACCCCAACAGAATTCTGAGCAAATACTTCCAATGTAGACTGGTTGTCCTGTGTATTTTCCAGCTTGCCATCTGCTTGCTCGAAGCTGCTAAATAACATACAAGAGGATGAATTCACATGACTACTTGGTAGAGTAGAAACATTTCTACGACAGTTTGAAGCTTACTTCGCATTTTCAGGAGATAATCTAGAGGTATATGATTCTTCAACTTCTCTGCTTGCCATCTGTTGAAGACCAGCAAACTTATTGAACTCAACAAGAAAGCATATGTACCATTGAGCAGAATCAATCGACTACTAGCCTCTTTATTCTCCCTTTCCCCATAGAGTTACCACAATGAATCAATGAAAGCAACAAAATTCACAATAACAGGAAAGTTCAGCTACAGCAAATTAAGACTACCCCAGACCGTATGACTGCAACACATTGTCAGAACATCTTTAAAACAAATGTTACAGATATTTTGGTGTCATGTTGCTAAATATGAGCCGATAAGAAGTTGTGAAGTGTGAATAGAAATCACATGTTCCTTCCATCTTTACCAGAGGACTTAATTTAAAACATTCATGCTTCAAACATATCATTTACACTTAAAATATCTAAGAAATCGAATAATGACTCAGAACCAAACTCTCCGTTAGATTCCTCTAATGTGGAACTGAATTCTTGGCTGAATAAAATCTTAATAGGAAATGCATACTATTACCACAATCACCTAAATACAAAATCACTGTCAGTTCCATTTGTTAATGCAAAATACCTGTCTTCACTTTCTagaaaaaataactattttcaaGAATAGCCTGTCAAGTTGCTTACTTGACTCCACACAAGATTACCACCGTAGAGGCTCCAAATTTTGCAAGTGAGCATCACCTTGTGTAAAGAGAGAGGGGGGGAAGAAAAGAACAGCTACTTCAAAAGTGATAACGTACTTTTTCATGATTTGCATCAAAGGCAACCCTCCTGTTAAGATTCTCCTCCGATGGGTTCGTATTCACTAAAATATGTTTTGAACCACTTTCAGGAGGCGTTGCTTCCCCAACAGATGCAAAGCCTGCTGACTTTGACCCTGTAAATTCCAATGAACAATCCTCTGCAACTCCCAAGGTGTTTTGCATATGTAGCCCATCCACATCTTTTTTCCGCTTGCATCTTCGATAAAAAGTAATTAGTGGAGAGCTCAATTTGCTTTGCAGGGTTCCAGAGGCACTCAAGCTACTGGGTTTATCTTCAACAGGCAAACAAGTTTCTTTCAGAGTAAATTTGTCCAATTCACTGGCAATCTTGTAGCCACCAGCATAATCTTTTTCAACCGATGATTTCAAGCTGACCTGATGTGTTTCACTTCCAGAATTGCAATTTGCAGAAGAAGGAATGGAACATTTCATGGTAGGTCTATTGCGACATATAGAGATAGATTTAACAACTGAATATGAGGCTTCTTTGATACTAGCTGACTTTCCAGGAGTATGTAAATCTGCAGAGAGTTGGTCGCCAGAAGCATTCTGAAAGATGCCTTCTCTCGGACTCGCCTCCAATACTGCATGAGAATCAGCGTCCAACTGTCTCATATCGTGTACAAGCAGGTTTTTATCCTCTTCTATGCTTGCCTTTTCAGCAGATACACAGAAATTTTGCCGTTTGATGTAACCAGAGTACTGCCTTTTTCCTTCAGAAGAATGCTTCAAGAGATAAAACTGCAAATGGTAATAAAATATCAGTTGAACATTTCTCTTGCCAGCACAAATTCTGCATATTTATGTCTATTGCCAATAGAAAAGACATGAAAGGATAAGATGCATTAGGAGGATCAAGACATTCTACAGCATCCATGAAATGGAAGCCACAAGCGACACTCAGATCAGGAAATATACAAGAAGACCAATGTTAGGGTAACGAGCCAAACTAGGGAAATCAGCTTGATGTCAAGTGAACTCCATTAAAGATGATGAAGAGTCCAGCTTTAGTCCCAGGTTCCCAATTAAGCATTAGTTTCTGTTTGTCTGTTCACGTAATTCTTGGTTGTCAATATGACATGTTTGTAAGCATTTTACAAATCAAACTTATTTGAGGTTAATAAGTTCTGGGACAGAGGACACCTGGCCCTATTTAAAAAAACTACCCTTCACATTGATTAGTGTCCTCCTTTATGCATACAGAATCCTTTATAGGTTCTAACAACTACCAAATTCCCAATTTCCCCATATCTCCACCTTCCCATCAAAAACTCAGAGTGCTGCTTGATCACTATATTGCGCAGTTTAATACATTATTATCTTCCCTATTGCAGAACGtatagaagaaaagaaaaaaaagaaaaaagaaaatattccttTATTTTCTAAAGATGAATTCAGCTATTGCTATCTTTTTCCTAAGGGGTTTAAGCCAAGGGAAGTGATAAGGTGAAAATGGTAAATGAGATTGCTCCGCAACTCTTGTGAACAGTCACCTTTCTCTACAGTTGGCAAGCCGGTTTTTACCTAATATAATGTGCTGAAGACCAACCACTGTAAGACCAATAACAAAGAAGACAAAGAATCCTCACTACTAACACCTTCAATCTTGTGAAATTGAATCTCCATGTACAcacagataaaaaaaaaaaaaaggccaacCAAATTACATACAAACAGTTCAGAGTTCAATCCCTCACACGGCAGAAGCAGAAGTTAGGACCCAAAGTTTCAAACTAGCTTCACAGAAGACTGGTTCTCAACAACCTCTCCCACTTTCACTATCTCAAACAGTTTCATACTTTCTTCTCATTGAGTGGTGAGGACAATAACTGCATACTgaaagtttaacaaaagacataCTTTTCACCATCATGTGATCAAAGGTAGAAAGCGTGGGCATTCATCATTGAAAAAATGCAGAGCACTTtggaaaggaaacaaaaaaccAAACAGCGAAACTCTTATCTACTCAGCTGCAAAATTTTGGACTAACAAAGTTGCTTAACAAGGTCCACATCCCATTGCTAGTGAAGATATGTCAATATGCAAACTTTGGCTTACCATCGAACCATAGAAAGTAATTATAACCAAAAAGTAGCTACATAGCTATCTTTTCCCACCTGAGGGAAAGTTAAGAGGGCAAACTAAGCATGGCACATAGTAATACTGCAGCATTTTATGCTGGAAAATTTAAGTATATCAGTGAAACAAGCATACAAGACCAACCTTCTGATTGCATTGCATGAACAAGCAATAATAGTTTTGCTGCAACCCCTAAAAAAATCTCAAACTAACATCGAAACCAAAAACATCTTACTCTACCAGAGCAATTCCCACAACCACGACATGGACATACAACAtgaaaaaagagtaaaaatttAAACAATTGAAGATAACATTTCACCCCATCATTTCTGGCAGGACACTCTGATCTATTGTCTTCAGTTGATTCCTGTTGATTTTCTGCAGTAGGTGGGGAATCAGTCCTCGGGAATTCTGATTCATTGTCTTCAGTTGATTCCTCTTCCTTTTCTGCTGTATTTGGGGCATCATTACTAGGGCATTCTGAACCATTGCCTTCAGTTGATTCCTCTTGCGTTTCTGCCATAGTTGGGGCATCATTCCTTGGGCATCCTGATCTATTGCCTTCACTTGTTTCTTCTTGGTTTTGTGCTGTAGTTGGGACATCAGTACTTGGGCATTCTAATATATTGCCTTCAGTAGACTCCTCTAGCTTTTCAGCCTTAATGGAGGGATCATTACTTGGGCATTCTGAATAATTGCCTTGAGTTGATTCCTCATGCTCTTTTGCTGTAGTTGAGGCATTATAACTTGGGCATTCTGAATTATTGCTTTCATTTGATTCCCCTTTCTTTTCAGTCGTAGTTGAGCCATTACAACTGGGGCACCTTGCTGATGTATCAGGACTCTCGTTATTCCAAGAAAAATCCTTCCTTGATGGAGGCTTCTTACGCTTGTATGCAATCCAATGCGGTGTCCTCTGACGCTTGTATGTTAAAATGACTTTGCCTCCAGTCATCATGCATCACTACAATCATAAACAAGTTCTTTTCATAGGAAATTGCATCACAACAATTAGAAGCTGCAGATAACAAACTCACGGAAATGCAGTCATAATATCTTAACCCACAAACTTTTTGCACCTCAAAGTCCTCCATATGCAtctaaaaatcctaatttgttACGATACCCAGTACAAAGAATGCAACCACACACAAAACTGTCCCATCTGACTAAAGGAAAAGCCACTATGCCATTTCTTGATCATCATACAACATGATTAAAGCCCAACTGAGAAGTATTTAGAATATCCCTCAACAAAGATAGCCTTGCACCAAAGCCCAATaccaaaggaaaaggaaaaacagaaaaTCCGCACAAGAAATTTCATATACCATGTCTGATTTATACCTGGCATATTGCTAACCATTAATGCAGACCaataacaaaagcaagcaaGAATCTTTACCAATTCTACAGCACCATTTTATCGTTTTATAAACAATAAGGGCACAATTTAACCATAACACCACTATGAAAGAGAAAACCACAAGATAATAGCATGGTTAACAAGaaaaaagcaacaaaatttaCAGTGGTCATGATCAAGAAGAAAACAGCAGTCAAGTCATAATTCATACTTTCAGGGCAGCAATTTACATATACAAGACCGCACTTAAGAACCCACGAGAAAAAGAAGCTCAAGAATAAGCAAAAAGACTTACCTTGAGTCTTTCAGAGGcataaaaaaatgataaaaaatctTTGGCTGTtcgaagaaatgaaaaaaaaaaaactgaaggAACAGAACAAATACTGCTAGCTGTTAGCTCCACCTACTAACAGTCAATCCACAGTATATCCAACTACTATTACCAGTAGCGAGTGTTGTGCTTTTTGGCTTGTTTTGAATGAGAGAAAAGGacagagagagaagaaagaggggAGACAGAATTTACTGCTTTGAATGGAGAGCACAGCGGTAATGTGGTATGGTAAGACTAAAAAGTGAtgagagagggaaagaaaaagCATGCGTTTTTCctttatgtttttctttttttcttttattcttttaaaattaataCTAATTGAATATTGTGTGAGTTACATTGACCTCCTTAATGTTTCTCATAATTCCATATATCGCCCATATAATTTTTGATATTGTAGTGTGATAATTTAGTTTGAGTGTTACTTCCATAAATTGCATATCATATTGACATATATTACATAAACTACTTGCATATACCAATTCAAACAAATATTTATTTGCAATCTTTGAATTCTAAACCACAAACGTCAAGAGTTTCGCTTTTCTACTAAAAGAAAGCGTAAAATATTCCATTGAAATTAAAACACTTGATTGGCTCATAAAATAAAGCCAAAGTACTCCACTAATAAGTATTTTGAAAAAGAAGTACTAATGAAAAAGTAATGGTAACATAAATAAAGCCAAAGTattttgttttcaaaagaaaaaggtaaaGTGGTGTAATAGCATGCATAACGGGATATGAATTAGTAAATAATATGAGTAAGAAAGATGCTCCTTatcatatttttcaattttctgcAACTGCATAGTCTCTTGAAGAATGTGAAGAAAAAGCATACATTTTTCCTTtgtgtttttcccttttttcttttaaaattaataattaaatattatgCGAGTTGCATTGACCTTCTTGAATGTATTTCATAATTCCACATATGGCTCATATAATTTTTGATGTTATAGTATGATAATTTAGTTTGGGAATCACTTCCATAAAATTGCATATCATGTTGATATATTAcataaacacttttatataccaaTTCAAATAAATATCTATTTGCAATCTTTGAATTCTAATGCACATACATTAGGCCTTGTTTGAATTGCTGTTTtcaatagaaaattttttacattaTTCAGGAAcatatttcttatttttatcccacatatatcaaatcattgtagaaaatttttttcacaaaaattcCTAATAATAACAATTCAAACGAGCTCCAAGAGTTTCACTTTTCTACTAAAAAAAGCGTAAAATATCTCATTGAAATTAAAACACTTGATTGGCCCATAAAATAAAGCCAAAGTATTTGACTAAATAGTTTTGAAAACTACAAAGTCTCTTGCAGAATAGAAGAAACTATCCtcagaaaaaaaaactcataaaAGAAATTACTGCAATTTTGAAAGTATTGTTGACAGTTTGTGCAATTAAAGCAAGTACATGGGGGAGCGAGAGCAATTCTTTCACTAATTGCTTTTCACAACTCACTAGTCGAAAGTCGAAACAAGTACGTCGTCGTACGTTAGATCGTCGAGCGGAGGAAGGAAAGTGGGGCCCCCAACATCGTCTGGCAGGTGTGGGGCAGGTGATGTGGACTACTGCTGCCGGGATGTTACATCACAGTCTTCAATGCTGAGGTTTTTTCTGGAACTTCTGACTGTGACTATGAGGGCACGTGAAGCGCATGTGAACCACACTGCAGCAACGGTGCCCGCCAAAGCAAAAGAGAAAGGATTTGATTGATTGAGTTAATTCTTTGTTTCGCATAGTATTATTCTTTGAATAATTACGTAGCACTTTTTATTAtgtaatatatgtgagataaaaatatgattaaaaatataaaacgGTGAATtggaaaatgtatttatgatataaacgaaaaaaaattttaaaaaaaatttgctatccTAACATAGCAAAAGTAtccactgatagtgtatacatttaTCACGATTAAATATGTAATATaagagaaaattttaaattcatatgAGTTATCATACATTTAATGACGATGATATATACACGATCAGTGTACAGAAGACTaatcgaattttttttttattgcaattttctggatttttgtaaaaaaattactgtagcgatttaatatatgtgagatTAGAAGGTGATGAAAAATTGTGTCCACGAAGAACGTAGCAATTTTTCAAAGCAATCCAAACGAATATAAACTTATTTTTCAAGAGGTGAAAACTGCATTCAACAAATACATtgaatataattttttatttgtgttagtttgtttggataattTATTATTTACACACATTTATttacttgcatcataaatatattttttaaattattttttattttatatatatcatatCAAAAGAATgctaatatatttttttccaaaaattattctaaataatctCTCATCCAAACACACTCTATCCTAAATATTTCCTCTAAGTCCCTCTCATCTATCCTATTCTTATGACTACACATTAAACTCAGTAGCAAATTTGGTAAATGTTTTAAATCATTCAAAACATCTATCACATTTTGCCACATAAATTTTTTCGTCATTTACTTTTAAATTAGCAACTTTACATCCCTTACGAAATTAAATCGATGAATCCCAAGCTAAATTTTCACCATTTTTTACCCTAAATCCATCATGTAATCCATATTTGGTCtttttttaggggcaaaaagATTAATCTCATTTGTAGTTTAAAAAAATGACCGGATTCATGTTTGTTTTACCCCTAAAATAGTAAGATTTGATCcaaattatatttattttttcataaaaaatagGATCATATGCAAtccatatttatttttgtcacTAAAAAGTAGGATCTTATCTTTTTTTACATAAACAATGACTACATGTAGATCACGTGGTCATTTCAAACTAATAAGTGGTTAGAAATTTAGGTTGAGGTCCAAATTTACCGATTTGAATTTGTAAGAGatgaaaaattaatattttaaaagtgaataaCTGAGTAATAGATAAGTATAGTAAAAGCAGTTATGTGAACACCTGAGTGTGGAACATGAGATGACGAGCAACTGAGCGTGAAACATATATGGTTGTACGTTACTCCATCATGCAAGAGTGATATCGAAATAACAATTAATGACAGTTTTTGTTTAACACCAAACccatctatatctatatctatatgtattcagGAAGGGATTTTTAGCAGAAACCCTCTCAATGCCTTCTAAACTTGTCAtacttttttctagatttttgtatttattttaatacataaaaaagtagtgggttataacctactttatcaccaatcaatattcccactatcccactatcaccttatcaccaatcaatGTTTCCACTATCTCACTCCCACTATCTTAactcatatttttgtatttattttaatacataaaaaagtagtgggttataacccaccttatcaccaatcaatattcccactatcccactatcaccttatcaccaatcaatattcccactatctcactcccactatcccactatcttaactcatcctacaatTACTCCTACAATTACTCTTACAAATTCTTCTTTTACTGATCGACTTAATTAACTTATCGAGTTAATTC
Encoded proteins:
- the LOC113782857 gene encoding uncharacterized protein LOC113782857 isoform X2, with the protein product MMTGGKVILTYKRQRTPHWIAYKRKKPPSRKDFSWNNESPDTSARCPSCNGSTTTEKKGESNESNNSECPSYNASTTAKEHEESTQGNYSECPSNDPSIKAEKLEESTEGNILECPSTDVPTTAQNQEETSEGNRSGCPRNDAPTMAETQEESTEGNGSECPSNDAPNTAEKEEESTEDNESEFPRTDSPPTAENQQESTEDNRSECPARNDGFYLLKHSSEGKRQYSGYIKRQNFCVSAEKASIEEDKNLLVHDMRQLDADSHAVLEASPREGIFQNASGDQLSADLHTPGKSASIKEASYSVVKSISICRNRPTMKCSIPSSANCNSGSETHQVSLKSSVEKDYAGGYKIASELDKFTLKETCLPVEDKPSSLSASGTLQSKLSSPLITFYRRCKRKKDVDGLHMQNTLGVAEDCSLEFTGSKSAGFASVGEATPPESGSKHILVNTNPSEENLNRRVAFDANHEKMASREVEESYTSRLSPENANFEQADGKLENTQDNQSTLEVFAQNSVGVDFLEGPIGCSGNLSNDSADDLSCKPVSKYCKNTVAQESLRLSCQNTVAHESLRLSYDDLSTVRKTNEIPRGQHAAVSLDLSVPLPDSHGTEECGTASIHEEQPLCGLLNSQSGSHTMLIKDESPGNKRLELLCERVGEKHPLHQAQLPEDGFLSEEAVGHNYNNVANSSPVVGLKNNCLQLFPEDRSDDMFQSKKTHKNVTACADSEERTVGLMESRSQTRLSATKSSLFLGLFLPMELINDGHDHSSTSSQRPNVGIQSKEFAQDTVPEFPHQTSSYRRHKMVLDNIVSRARMPKRKRGSCLESYDSPRMWSEEELDSLWVGIRRYGRGNWDVMLRDPRLHFCPWRTPKELAEQWEEEQSKLFNTMPTARGRHSRTPNIFQDSVDSFWHSKTGKENLVDDVQLSLGDVYSQPNDSVQKRPLFNYFNVQTNAPWQLQKAATNTRTMYSCRENRRRAMLQNNAMLDVECSFGANQSTCMAIGGNLPHWLREVVSIPLRSPQTVLPSDNSSVGSVERQWVKKPFLDATGIHHEPSYRISNKRTVAERVEQQAGAGAHNGNFPFVLEHNQAEVQNPGIKQDLIMIDSDTSSEETISDDHNAKV
- the LOC113782857 gene encoding uncharacterized protein LOC113782857 isoform X1, which produces MMTGGKVILTYKRQRTPHWIAYKRKKPPSRKDFSWNNESPDTSARCPSCNGSTTTEKKGESNESNNSECPSYNASTTAKEHEESTQGNYSECPSNDPSIKAEKLEESTEGNILECPSTDVPTTAQNQEETSEGNRSGCPRNDAPTMAETQEESTEGNGSECPSNDAPNTAEKEEESTEDNESEFPRTDSPPTAENQQESTEDNRSECPARNDGFYLLKHSSEGKRQYSGYIKRQNFCVSAEKASIEEDKNLLVHDMRQLDADSHAVLEASPREGIFQNASGDQLSADLHTPGKSASIKEASYSVVKSISICRNRPTMKCSIPSSANCNSGSETHQVSLKSSVEKDYAGGYKIASELDKFTLKETCLPVEDKPSSLSASGTLQSKLSSPLITFYRRCKRKKDVDGLHMQNTLGVAEDCSLEFTGSKSAGFASVGEATPPESGSKHILVNTNPSEENLNRRVAFDANHEKMASREVEESYTSRLSPENANSFEQADGKLENTQDNQSTLEVFAQNSVGVDFLEGPIGCSGNLSNDSADDLSCKPVSKYCKNTVAQESLRLSCQNTVAHESLRLSYDDLSTVRKTNEIPRGQHAAVSLDLSVPLPDSHGTEECGTASIHEEQPLCGLLNSQSGSHTMLIKDESPGNKRLELLCERVGEKHPLHQAQLPEDGFLSEEAVGHNYNNVANSSPVVGLKNNCLQLFPEDRSDDMFQSKKTHKNVTACADSEERTVGLMESRSQTRLSATKSSLFLGLFLPMELINDGHDHSSTSSQRPNVGIQSKEFAQDTVPEFPHQTSSYRRHKMVLDNIVSRARMPKRKRGSCLESYDSPRMWSEEELDSLWVGIRRYGRGNWDVMLRDPRLHFCPWRTPKELAEQWEEEQSKLFNTMPTARGRHSRTPNIFQDSVDSFWHSKTGKENLVDDVQLSLGDVYSQPNDSVQKRPLFNYFNVQTNAPWQLQKAATNTRTMYSCRENRRRAMLQNNAMLDVECSFGANQSTCMAIGGNLPHWLREVVSIPLRSPQTVLPSDNSSVGSVERQWVKKPFLDATGIHHEPSYRISNKRTVAERVEQQAGAGAHNGNFPFVLEHNQAEVQNPGIKQDLIMIDSDTSSEETISDDHNAKV